A single window of Nicotiana sylvestris chromosome 3, ASM39365v2, whole genome shotgun sequence DNA harbors:
- the LOC138887063 gene encoding uncharacterized mitochondrial protein AtMg00810-like — MGKFILYPWEIFHRFFGKIFPTKRFPGDSFRWECGVKTQFSHQFPTNFAAGNPCVSSSDVNSAFLHGGLDEEVYMKLPPRLSVPSTSLCGTLVCKLQKSLYRLRGSGDSLVILAIYVDDIVLIGTDLDEISTLKAFLHAQFKIKDLGLLNYFFGIEVLYTPSGVLLHQRKFIHDLLKEFCSDVSSFVVCPLELHEKLKANMGDRVPSPKLYRSLIGKLNFLTHTRPDLSFSLQHPCVPHMKAALHLLRYLKGTSDFGLFFNNSSNFSLQVYCDSDLGSCTDSRRSETGFCIMLGGSLVSYKSKKQRVVSLSSAEAEYMSLSKAEAEVTRLSRLLSDFGFNNLSSSPVYCDN; from the exons ATGGGAAAGTTCATACTTTATCCGTGGGAAATTTTCCACCGTTTCTTTGGGAAGATATTTCCCACCAAGCGTTTTCCTGGTGACTCATTTCGGTGGGAATGCGGTGTGAAAACTCAATTTTCCCACCAGTTTCCCACTAATTTTGCCGCAGGAAATCCATGTGTTTCTAGTAGTGATGTAAATAGTGCATTCTTGCATGGTGGTTTGGATGAGGAAGTGTATATGAAACTTCCTCCTAGATTGTCTGTTCCCTCCACTTCCTTATGTGGTACCCTCGTGTGCAAATTGCAAAAATCTCTCTATAGGCTAAG AGGGTCTGGGGATTCTCTTGTTATCTTGGCTATTTATGTAGATGACATAGTTCTTATTGGGACTGATTTAGATGAAATTTCTACCTTGAAAGCCTTCTTGCATGCTCAGTTCAAAATCAAAGACTTAGGCTTGTTgaattatttttttggtattgAGGTTTTGTACACTCCTTCTGGTGTTTTACTCCATCAACGCAAGTTCATTCATGATCTCCTGAAAGAATTTTGTTCTGATGTGTCTTCTTTTGTGGTCTGCCCTCTTGAGTTACATGAGAAATTGAAGGCCAATATGGGTGATCGTGTACCCAGTCCTAAGTTGTATAGGAGTTTGATTGGCAAGTTAAATTTCTTAACACATACTAGGCCAGATTTGTCATTTTCCTTGCAGCATCCTTGTGTTCCTCATATGAAAGCTGCCTTGCACCTCTTGAGGTACTTGAAAGGGACTTCTGATTTTGGGTTATTCTTCAACAACTCCTCTAATTTTTCTCTTCAAGTTTATTGTGACAGTGATTTGGGTTCTTGTACTGATAGTAGACGGTCAGAGACTGGTTTTTGCATTATGCTAGGTGGCAGTTTGGTCAGCTATAAATCCAAGAAACAACGTGTTGTCTCTCTATCCTCCGCTGAGGCTGAGTATATGTCCTTGAGCAAAGCTGAGGCTGAGGTTACCCGGCTCTCTAGACTTTTATCCGATTTTGGGTTTAATAATCTTTCTTCTAGTCCTGTCTACTGTGATAACTAG